Part of the Chanos chanos chromosome 5, fChaCha1.1, whole genome shotgun sequence genome, CATGTGTAGCTAGACAACTAAGCTTACAGGCTAACCAGGAAATCGGTGTGAAAAGAAGACTGATTTGTAAAAAACTAGTTCGTAAAAGTTAGTTATCATTGATATAAGTATCACCTGAATATGTACACtttttgtgtttgagagtgcTGTCTTAGTTGCTAGCTTACCAGCTAGGATAGCTTGCTAACTAAGGCTAATCAATTAGTTTGTTCATGCAGAAATTGCTTGGTGGCGTTACTCGTTTAGGTGGGGTCCTGATTCAGAACTATTATGTAATTACCGGTCGTCTGTTAAGGATTTGCTAACAAGTAATACCTGGTTATTCATTTTGTTCGGAACATTGTAGCCTAAGGGATGGAAATGTGAGGAGGAGCAGGTAGACCAGCTTCCTTAGCTAGCTAACGAGTAGTGACCACTGTTTAGTGAAACATAACTAGTTAACCTAGCAAAGATCCATCCTTAGTGTCTAGCCAAACAGCTGCTCGGTGAAAGTGTAGTATCCCCTTGAGTGAATCCACATGCTGGAAATGTTCCTATAGCTGTGAAAGTGGTGTCAAGGAATGTTCATGCTTCCTGCTACGTAGTTTCTGCGTAAAGCAAAGCAGTAATCATAAGCATGGTACTACTGCgttcaaaataaatgagttgctttacacacacaggtggCACACGTCTCAGTAAGGGAGGACCTTACATCTTTCCCTACATATCTCTTACTTGCTAGATCGGCCGTTCTTACAtatttattagtattagtaaCTAAATTCATCCAAAAACTGTTTTATGGCAgctattttattaaaaatgttgcttttgGTTGGGGTAAACAAAATCGATTCCGCCAATTGGAAGGAAGACAGtatcagtcattgttttttttgtttttttttttcccccagtcaaAACAAAGAGTAATCTGATGGCGTCTGAAGACATTGCGGAGTTAACGGATGCCCTGGCCAAGACCCATGTCGGGGATGAGGAGCTGAGTTACAAGGGTCGAGGGCTGAAGCTGGACAGTGCACAATCCGGTGATGAAAAACACCTCAGTCTCCATCACTAATTGCCTCTAAGATGGCTAATGGACTTAATgggcatacacatgcacagcgATAAGAGTAGATACTGTAATTTCTATTAACTACAGTTTAACTACAGTTTAATGGAGTAGATGATAATGTTCCTCTGCAGTGGAAGGGATTGTTCGGGAACTTGAAGAGTTCCAGGGTCTGCGGGCCCTCAGACTGGAGGGAAACACTCTTGGGGTGGAGGCAGCTCGGGCAATTGCAAAGGCTCTGGAAGGCAAACGTGAACTGCAGGTATGTGCTTTCATATGGAGTAGCTGtcagtatttatttttaacagggTTCATGGGATCACCTTTGAACATGATGCTAAAATtcaaagcttctctctcttcgttttttttttcacgcttAGCGATGTAACTGGAGCGACATGTTTACGGGTCGACTTCGCTCAGAAATCCCTCCTGCTCTGGTGAGACCCAAATacatttgctgttgttgttgttcttgttgttttcctctgtctttttgtaaTTCAACATTTTAGCCTTGTATTTGCACTCACCAACTTACATATTCACATCCTTTTGTTGAATATATGGAACAAATTGTTTGCAAATCTCTCAGGAGCAAAATGTTTCACATTTGGAGCCCAaacccccctcaaaaaaaaaaaaaaaaaagaagaagaagaagaagaaaaaggaccaaaaaaaaaaaatcataatggcttttctttttttctttgaagaggTTGCTGGGTGATGCGCTGATTACATCAGGGGCCAGGCTGACTGAATTGGACTTGAGTGACAATGCCTTTGGGCCTGATGGAGTGCAGGGCATTGAGACGCTGCTCAGAAGCCCCACGTGCCACACCCTGCAGGCACTCAGGCTGAATAACTGTGGCATGGGCAGTGGAGGCGGCGTTGTAAGTTACCAGCCTGATGCAGTCAATGAGAGACAAGGGCTAACAGTCATTTCTAACCCAGTTATTGCCAAGCAGggttgaatttgtgtttgtgtgacggTAGGCTTTCTTTTCCCCCCAGTCTTGTATTCTGTAAGTTTTTTAAGCTCTTCACAGAGAACTCTCAAAGAGATGTGACTCAcctgttaatgttgttttgtcgCAGATCTTGGCTTCAGCATTAACCGAGTGCTATAAACAGTCCAGTGCTGCTGGTGCCCCCCTGAGGTTAAAGGTGTTCATAGCAGGACGAAATCGATTAGAGAACGACGGTGCTGCAGCCCTTGCTCGAGCATTTCAGGTATTCcaacaccttttttttgttgccagATAAACGTAGGTGAGAGTGGCAACAGTAGGGTTGATTTCTGACTCCTTCCTCAATTGTGTTGAAGTTGATTGGCAGTCTGGAGGAAGTACACATGCCCCAGAATGGGATCAATCATCCTGGAATTGTTGCTCTGGCCTCTGCCATGCAGCGGAACCCAAACCTGCGCATCCTCAACCTCAACGACAACACCTTCACCAAGAGAGGAGCAGTCGCCATGGCCCAGGTACAGGATACTCATCACTGTAACACACCTCTGTGAGGAAATGCCATGAAAAACCCAACCAATCTGCCATAATTAATGTCATTTCAACCATCATTGATACTAATAATTGGAAATGCTGTTTGTGCtaactgcaaaaaaaataaataaataaataaaaaatagcgATGCATTCAGGATATCTTCCTTTAGGTTTGGGATCAGGAATTGataatgctgtgttttcatttttattgcatGTCTGGCCCTCTGTGCCCTGTCCATAGGCCCTCAGGCACCTCCAGAAGGTCCAGGTTGTAAATTTTGGGGACTGTCTGGTGCGCTCTGAGGGAGCTGTCGCCATGGCAGCAGCCCTGAGGGAAGGACTGCCTGTTCTCAAGGTCAGTGACAGCCTGATTCGCTCAGTCCTCCTGTGATTACttttacacacccacacaaacacacacacacacacacacacacacacacaatgtgttcCAGTTTTTGACGGGCTTATCCATTCCATACATATGATGTCGGGGATGGGAACGTGTTTGCTTGCTCACCAAGTTTGCctttgtcattattattatttggttATTAAACACACTTGCAAGAAATGTCGTTTCTGTGCATTAAATTCATAAAATACACATCTCTCATGTTTAGGAGCTGAATCTGTCATTTGGGGAAATTTCAGAAGCTGCGGCTTTGGTGGTGGCCCAGGCCGTCAAAAACAAAGCCCAACTGGAGAAGCTGGACCTCAATggtacacactcactctgaggcattttaaacacagtgaaCCATAGACAGTACAGACCTATGTGAGCCTCTCAGCTCTTTTCTCTAAATGGTTATTGTTACACAGGGAGTAAATAGGCAGTTGATTTCATATACAGCACGCTGTATTGGACATAgggatgtttctgtgtgtgtggttttgtgggggggtttttgtactgtttttacTGAGGGGATAACTGTGGGTTTTTTCAGGGAATTGCCTGGGAGATGACGGTTGTGAGGCTCTCAGAGAGGCCATGGAAAAGATGAATATAGCTGATCTGCTGGGCTCCCTCAGGTATGTTTATCACTTAAGCTTCATCTCCAGGTTTTGGCTGCACCGCACACTGGATAATGTTTGTTGAACGGCTGTGGTGTTATTAAACTATGACAGAATCTAACTGAAACCTGTCTGGAATGTCATAGTTgggatacacagacacatacaggcCTGAATGTGGTAAAAATGAAGTTcaaatttcatgctgtttcagAGCCATAGAATGTTGTGATTCTAATTTCTGAGTGGAAAGAGGAACATGGTTTTTTCACTGCAGCCATTAAAGAAATGTGTCATAAATAAATCTCTATTTTCTATTATAGTATCACCTGACCGGGtcatttctctgtccttttaTCAATGTGTTAGCACCAGTTAAGAGACAAGCCCTGGGGTTCAGTTCAGAGTCCTGTGACAACATGCTTTGACTGCTCTTCTCCACTGCATGCACCAAACATTGGTCCAAGCTTCTTTGCACTTAAACCACCAGAATCAAATCTTTAACTTGACCAGTTTAACCCTGCAGTGATGATGAAGGGGAaccagatgatgatgatgatgatggagatgatgacgacgatgatgatgatgaagaagaggaagatgatgaagataaGGATAAGCAGGAAGACGCAGAGCAGAGTGCACTTAGCCACGGAGATGTCGACAGCATGGGAAAGGTGAGTTCAGTGAAGTCTCAAACTACAGCAAGAGTTTTGTCACCTCAGTGTTTTATCAACCTTGTAACCTCAGTATTGTTTTGCTGACTGTATATTCGTATTCCATTTCGTAGGGGAGTTACAGTTAATAAAGTCCACCGTTCTGTTTGAATCTCAGATATTGAGAT contains:
- the rangap1b gene encoding ran GTPase-activating protein 1b — translated: MASEDIAELTDALAKTHVGDEELSYKGRGLKLDSAQSVEGIVRELEEFQGLRALRLEGNTLGVEAARAIAKALEGKRELQRCNWSDMFTGRLRSEIPPALRLLGDALITSGARLTELDLSDNAFGPDGVQGIETLLRSPTCHTLQALRLNNCGMGSGGGVILASALTECYKQSSAAGAPLRLKVFIAGRNRLENDGAAALARAFQLIGSLEEVHMPQNGINHPGIVALASAMQRNPNLRILNLNDNTFTKRGAVAMAQALRHLQKVQVVNFGDCLVRSEGAVAMAAALREGLPVLKELNLSFGEISEAAALVVAQAVKNKAQLEKLDLNGNCLGDDGCEALREAMEKMNIADLLGSLSDDEGEPDDDDDDGDDDDDDDDEEEEDDEDKDKQEDAEQSALSHGDVDSMGKVSSSTCTGELQSFLCKPTPETLLNLGAEKDKIIEQQVDFTDAEKIADTFLKISSVYKEEPAVKQAVLESIDVLLKKAFSKSIFHAYSFVSSLLVNLGLLKGEDKKNTIVPVLPGHLLALEHSVRQSYFPQDLTGVLEAFVSRNGRVLESCSSARDVLKTTLDERIAA